In the Rubrivivax gelatinosus IL144 genome, CAGCACCTCGAACAGCCTCACGCGGTTGCTCTGCTCGGCCAGGCGCAGCGTGACCAGCGTCTGCTGCGCCGCGTACAGCGTGCGCTGGGCGTCCAGCGCGTCGAGGTAACTCGCCGCGCCGGCCTTCCAGCGCGCGTCGGCCAGGCGCCAGGCGCGTTCGCTGGCGGCCACCAGCGCCGTCTGGGCGTCCAGGCGCTCGGCGATCGTCGCGCGCACGGCCAGCGCGTCGGCGACCTCGCGGAACGCGGTCTGCAGCGTCTGCTCGTAGCTCGCGAGCTGCACCGCCTGCGTCGCGCGGGCCTGGTCGACGCCGGCGCGCGCGGCGCCGCCGTCGAAGATCGGCAGGCTGATCGACGGCGCGAACGACCAGGCGCGGCCTTCGAACAGCTCGCCCAGGCTGCGGCTGGCGGTGCCGGTGGCGGCGGTGAGCTGGATCGTCGGGAACAGCGCCGCCCGTGCCGCGCCGACGTCGGCGTTGGCCGCCTTCAGCTTGTGTTCGGCGGCCAGCACGTCGGGGCGGCGCTGCAGCAGCGCCGACGGCAGCCCGCCGGGCACGGCGACCAGCGCAGCGGCGTCTGCCTCGGCCTCGCCCGCGGGCAGGCAGTCGGCCGGCAGGTCGGTGCCGACCAGCAGGCGCAGCGCGTTCAGGTCCTGGGCGACGCTGGCCTCGTAGGCGGCGGCGTCGCGCCGCGCGGCTTCGACCGTGGTCTGCGCCTGGGCCAGCGTCAGCGCCGAGTCGGCGCCCAGCGCATGGCGCTGGCGCGTCAGCTCGTAGCTGCTGCGCTGGCTGTCCAGCGTGCGCCGCGCCAGCGCCAGCTGCTGCTGGTCGGCCTGCAGCGTCAGCCAGGCGGTGGCGACCTCGGCAACCAGCGCGATGCGCGTGCTGCGCGCCGCCTCCTCGGTGGCGAGAAAGCTCTCCAGCGCCGCGTCGGACAGGTTGCGCACCCGGCCGAAGAGGTCGATCTCGAAGGCGGCGATGCCGACGTTGGCGCTGTAGCTGCGCGAATGGACGACCTGGCCGCTGGTGCTGGCTTCGGCCGGCGTGCGCGAGGCGCTCTGCGACCCGCTGGCCTTCAGCGTCGGCAGGCGGTCGGCGGCTTCGATGCGGTAGGCGGCACGCGCCTGCTCGATGGCCAGCAGCGCCAGGCGCAGGCTGCGGCTGTTGCCCAGCGCCAGCTCGATCGTGCGGCGCAGGCGTGCGTCGGCGACGAAGTCGCGGCCGTCGGGCAGGCTGGCCGCGCCGTGACTGGCCGCTTGCGGCCAGGCCGTGGGCACCGGTGCTTCGGGCCGGGTGTAGTCGGGCGCCAGGTTGGCGCAGGCGGTCAGCGCGGCCAGCGCCAGCAGCGTCAGGCCGCGCGCGGCGGTTCGGGTCGTCGTGTTCATGCCCGCACCTCCGTGGTCGGGGCGGCGCCGCGGCGCCGGTCGAAGAAGCCGCGCACCAGCACGTAGAACACCGGCACGAAGAACAGGCCCAGCACGGTGGCCGTCGCCATGCCGCCGAGCACGCCGGTGCCGATGGCGCGCCGGCTGGCGGCGCCGGCGCCGCTGGCGATGGCCAGTGGCAGCACGCCGAACATGAAGGCCAGCGAGGTCATCAGGATCGGCCGCAGCCGCAGCCGCAGCGCCTCCAGCGTCGCGTCGAGCAGCGCCGCACCCTGTTCCTGGCGCTGCTTGGCGAACTCGACGATCAGGATCGCGTTCTTCGCCGACAGGCCGACGGTGGTCAGCAGCCCGACCTGGAAATAGACGTCGTTGTGCAGCCCGGCCAGCGTCGTCAGCGCCAGCGCGCCGACGACGCCCAGTGGCACCACCAGCAGCACCGAGAACGGCACCGACCAGCTCTCGTACAGCGCCGCCATGCAGAGGAAGACGAAGAGCACCGACAGCGCGTACAGCGCCGGCGCCTGCGCGCCCGACAGCCGTTCCTGGTAGGACTGGCCGGCCCACTCGATGCCCACGCCGGCGGGCAGCTGGGCGACGATCTGCTCGACGGCCTTCATCGCGTCGCCCGAGCTGACGCCCGCCGCGGCCTCGCCGACGATCTCGAAGGCGCCCATGCCGTTGTAGCGCTCCAGCTTGGGCGAGCCGTAGCTCCACTTCGTGCTGGCGAAGGCCGAGAACGGCACCATCTGGCCGGCGTCGTTGCGCACCCGCCATTGCATGATCGCGTCGGGCGCCATGCGGTAAGGCGCGTCACCCTGGGCGTAGACCTTCTTCACCCGGCCCTTGTCGATGAAGTCGTTGACGTAGGCGCCGCCCAGCGCCACCGACAGCGTGTTGTTGATGTTGCCGGTGGACAGGCCCAGCGCGCCGGCCTTGCGGTCGTCGATCTCGATGCTGAACTGCGGCGCGTCGTCCAGGCCGTTGGCGCGCACCTGCGCCAGCTTGGGGTTCTGGCGCGCGAGCTTCAGGAACTCGTCGCGCGCCGCCTTCAGGCCCTCGTGGCCGAGGCCGCCGCGGTCCTGCAGCTCGACGGTGAAGCCGCCCGAGGAGCCGAGGCCGCGCACCGTCGGCGGCTGCATCACGAAGACACGCGCGTCGCGCAGCGCCGCCAGCTCCCGGTTGGCGCGGCGCGCGAACTCGGCGGCGCTCTGGCCGCTGCCGCGGCGCTCGCTCCAGTCCTTGAGCCGGATGAAGGCGTTGCCGGTGGCCTGGTCGCCGCCGATGCCCGAAATCAGCGTGTAGCCGTCGACGTCGGCCTGCTGCGACAGCCAGTTCTCCATCTGGTCCAGCGAGGCGCGCAGGCGCTCGTCGGTGGCGCCGGTGGGCAGCCGGATCTCGGACATCAGCACGCCCTGGTCCTCGTCGGGCAGGAAGGAGGTGGGCAGCCGGGCGTAGAGCACGGCCATCGCCGCCAGCAGCAGCGCGTAGACCAGCATCACCCGGCCGCTGCGCCGCAGCAGCGTGCCGCCGGCGCGCTGCATGCCGGCGCTGCCGCGGTCGAAGCCGCGGTTGAAGGCGCCGAAGAAGCGCCCCAGCAGGCCCTTGTGCGCCGCGTGGTGTTCGCCCGGCGGCAGCGGCTTGAGCACCGAGGCGCACAGCGCCGGCGACAGCGTCATCGCCACCAGCACCGACAGCAGCATTGCCGACACCACCGTGATCGAGAACTGGCGGTAGATGACGCCGGTGGAGCCGCCGAAGAAGGCCATCGGGATGAACACCGCCGCCAGCACCAGCGCGATGCCGATCAGCGCGCCGGTGATCTCCTGCATCGACTCGCGCGTCGCCTCGCGCGGCGACAGCCCGCGTTCGGCCATCAGGCGCTCGACGTTCTCGACGACGACGATGGCGTCGTCGACCAGCAGGCCGATCGCCAGCACCATGCCGAACATCGTCAGGCTGTTGATCGAGTAGCCGAAGGCCGCCAGCACGCCGAAGGTGCCCAGCAGCACCACGGGCACCGTGATCGCCGGCACCAGCGTCGCGCGCCAGCTCTGCAGGAACAGGTACATGATCAGCACGACCAGCACCACGGCCTCGGCCAGCGTCTTGACGACCTCCTCGATCGAGATCTTCACGAACGGCGTCGTGTCGTAGGTCATCGCCGTCTGCAGCTGGTACGGGAAGCCCGGCTGCAGCTCGGCGAGCTTGGCCTTGACGGCGTTGGCCGTGGCGATGGCGTTGGCGCCCGAGGCCAGGCGCACGCCGATCGCCGCCGAGGCCTGGCCCTTGTAGCGCGTGCGGATCGTGTAGCTCTCGCCTCCGAGCTCGACGCGCGCGACGTCGGCCAGGCGCACGCTGGCGCCGTTCGTCGCCGACTTGACGACGATGGCCTCGAACTGCTCGACGGTCTGCAGCTTGCTGCGCGCGGTGATCGTCACGTTGAGCTGCTGGCCGGGCGCCGCCGGCAGGCCGCCGACCTGGCCGGCCGAGACCTGGGCGTTCTGAGCGGTGATCGCGCTCGTCACGTCCGAGGGCATCAGGCCGTAGCTGGCCAGCTTGTCCGGGTTCAGCCAGACGCGCATCGCGTGGCCGGTGCCCAGCGTCTGGACCTCGCCGACGCCGTCGATGCGGCTGATCGTGTCGACCAGGCTGGACTTGATGTAGTCGCCGATCTCGATCGCGCTGGCGCTGCCGTCGGCCGAGTACAGGGCGACGATGAGCAGGAAGTCGGTGCCGGCCTTGGTCACCGTCACGCCCTGGTCCTGCACCGCCTGCGGCAGCTGCGACATCGCCTGCTGCAGCTTGTTCTGCACCTGCATCTGGGCGACGTCGGGGTCGGTGCCCGAGACGAAGCTCAGCGTGATGCGCGCGCTGCCCGAGGAGGTGCTGGTCGAGGCCATCGACAGCAGCCCGTCCAGGCCGGTCATCTGCTGCTCGATGACCTGGGTCACCGAGTCCTCCAGCGTCTTGGCCGAGGCGCCGGGGTAGCTGGCGTTGACGCTCACGCGCGGCGGCGCGATGTCGGGGTACTGCTCCAGCGCCAGCGTGCTGATCGACAGCGCGCCGGCGAGCATGACGACGATGGCCAGCACCCACGCGAAGATGGGGCGGTCGATGAAGAAGCGCGGCATCGTGCGGCCCCCTTCAGCGCGACGCGGCCGAAGCCGGCGCCGACGCGGCCGACGCCGCGGCGCCTACCGCCTGCGGCTGCACGACGTCGCCCGGCCTGACCTTCTGCAGCCCCTCGACGACGACACGCTCGCCGGCCTTCAGCCCCGAGGTCACGAGCCAGCGGCTGCCGATCGTGCGCTCGGCGGCGATCGCGCGGCGCTCGAGCTTGTCGCCGGCCCCGACGACGAGCACGCTGGCCGAGCCGTCGGTGTTGCGCGAGACGGCCTGCTGCGGCACCAGCATCGCGTCGGCCACCGCCACCGTGGGCAGCAGCGCACGCACGTACATGCCCGGCAGCAGCAGGCCCTGCGGGTTGGGGAAGGTCGCGCGCAGCGTCACCGTGCCGGTGCCGGTGTCCACCGAGGCGCCGGTCACGCTCAGCCGGCCGGCCAGCGGGTAGGTGCTGCCGTCCTCCAGCCGCAGCGAGACCGCGGCGTCGCCGCCGGGCAGCTGCTTGACGCGGCCGGCCGCGATGTCGCGCTTCAACTGCAGCAGCTCGGCGCTGGACTGGGTGACGTCGACCTGCATCGGGTCGGTCTGGCGCACCGTGGTCAGCGCCGTCGTCTGGTTGGCGGTGACCAGCGCCCCGACGGTGACCGTGGAGACGTCGGCGCGGCCGGCGATCGGGCTGGTGACGCGCGTGCGCTCCAGGTCGATGCGGGCCGTCTGCAGCGTCGCCCGCGCGGCGGCGAGCTCGGCTTCGGCCTGCTTCAGCGCCGCCTGCGCGTCCTGCAGCGCCTGGCGGCTGACGGCGTCGATCTTCGCCAGCTCGGCCTGGCGCTGCGCCGTCAGGCGGTTGGTCTCGACGCTCGCCTCGGCCTTGGCGACCGCGGCCTCGGCGCTGGCGACGCTGGCGCGGTAGCTGGCGGCGTCGATCTCGTAGAGCAGCTGGCCGGCCTTGACCGGCCCGCCTTCGACGAAACGTCGCGCCTGCACGATGCCGCCGACCTGCGGCCGGATCTCGGCGCTCTGCAGCGCGGTCGTGCGGCCGGGCAGCTCGCTGGCCAGCGAGACGGTCTCGGCCTGCACGGTGAAGGTGCCGACGACCGTCGGCCGGCCCTGGCCGGGCCCTGCGGCGCCGTCCTGGCGGCCGCAGCCGGCGAGCGCGGCGGCCAGCGCCAGCGCGGCGACGGTGAACGGAAGGCGTGCGCGGCGCACGGCGCGGGAGGCGATGGCGGCCATCGGGTGAGTCCTGCTCATGGTTCTGCTGTCGCCGATGGTCGGCGGCGAATGTGGAGGAAAGTTGAAGTCCGTCCCGGCTGTGCCGCCAGTGCTTGCCTGTGCCAGGCCGCCCGTGCGCCAATTCCGACCGTGTCCACGCTCGCCCGTCTCAAACGCCCCGGCATCACCGGCAAGCTCTTCGTCGCCGTGCTCGCCACCGCGACGCTGGTCGCCGTGGCCGTCGGCGTGGCCGCGCAATGGAGCTTTCAGCGCGGCTTTCTCGGCTACCTGAACACGCAGGCCGTGCTGCGCATGGAAGTGGTGATGCCGCGCCTGACGGCGGCCTACGCCGAACACGGCGACTGGGACTTCCTGCGCAACCGGCGCGACCTCTGGTTCAGCCTGGTCGGCATCGGCCCGCCGCACCCGCCCGAGCCGCGCGAGCCGCCCGACTCGCCGCCGAAGCAGCGGCCCAGCGGGCCGATGGCCGAGCTGATCGCCTCGGACCTGCTCGGCGCCGGGCGGCGGCTGTCGCTGCTGGACGCGCAGCGCCAGCGGGTCGTCGGCTTCCCGTTCATCATGGCCAACTCCGAACAGCGCGAGATCGTCGTCGACGGCCGCACCGTCGGCTGGCTGGCGATGGCGCCGATCGAGACCGTCACCGACAGCGCGGCCGTGGCCTTCCTCGACCGCCAGCTGCTCGCCGCCGCGGCCGCCGTGGTGCTGGCGGTGCTGCTGTCTGCGGCCATCGCCTGGTGGGTGGCGCGGGCGCTGCTGGCGCCGGTGCGCGCGGTGGCCGGTGCGACGCACCGGCTGGCCGCCGGGGCCTACGACACGCGTGTCGAGCTGGCCGGCGAGGACGAGGTCGCCCAGCTCGCGCAGGACTTCAACCAGCTCGCGCTGACGCTGGAGCGCAACGAGCGCCTGCGGCGCGACTTCATGGCCGACGTCTCGCACGAGCTGCGCACGCCGCTGGCGGTGCTGCGCGGCGAACTCGAGGCGCTGGAAGACGGCGTGCACCAGCCGACGCCCGAGCTGCTGCGCCGGCTGCAGCAGGAGGTGGCGATGCTGGCCCAGCTCGTCGGCGACCTGCACGAGCTGGCGCTGGCCGACGTCGGCGCGCTGGCCTTCCGCCAAGACGAGCTGGACCTCGTGCCGCTGGTGCGCAGCGAGGTCGGCGCGCTGCAGGCCAAGGCCGCCGAACGTGGTCTCGAGCTGCAGGCGCGGCTGCCGGACGCGGCGCTGCCGGTCACGGGCGACGAGCGTCGCCTTCGCCAGCTGCTGCTGAACCTGCTGTCCAACAGCCTGCGATACACCGACCCGGGCGGCATGGTGCGCGTCGAGCTGGCGGCCGATGGCGCCGACGCGGTGCTCGACCTTCAGGATTCGGCGCCGGGCGTGCCCGAGGAACTGCTGCCGCGGCTCTTCGAGCGCTTCTTCCGCGTCGAGGCTTCGCGCTCGCGGGCCAAGGGCGGCAGCGGCCTGGGGCTGGCGATCGCGCGCAGCCTCGCCGAGGCCCACGGCGGCCGGCTCGAAGCCCGGCCCTCGCCGCTGGGCGGTCTGTGGATCCGCCTCATGCTGCCGCGGCTGCGGCCGCGCGGCGAAGGGGAGAGCGCGTGAACGCCGACCGCCGCTACGTGCTCGTCGTCGAGGACGAACCCTCGCTCGGCCGGCTGGTCGCCGACTACCTGGCCGCCGCGGGCTACGAGACCCACTGGATCGCCGACGGCCTGGCGGTGCTGCCCGCGGTGCGCGAGCGCCTGCCCGACCTGATCGTGCTCGACCTGATGCTGCCCGGGCAGGACGGGCTGTCGATCTGCCGCGAGCTGCGCAGCTTCAGCGACGTGCCGGTGCTGATGCTGACGGCGCGTGTCGAGGAGCTCGACCGCCTGGTCGGGCTGGAGGCCGGCGCCGACGACTACGTCTGCAAGCCCTTCAGCCCGCGCGAGGTGGTGGCGCGCGTCAAGGCCATCCTGCGCCGGCCCTGGAAGCGGCCGGCCGCGGCCGAGGCGGCGCCAGGGCTGCAGATCGACGCCACGCGCTACGAGGCGCGGCTGGACGGCGAGCTGCTGGACCTGACGCCGCTGGAGTTCCGCCTGCTGCAGGCGCTGGCCGAGCAGCCGGGGCGCGTGTTCTCGCGCGACCAACTGCTCGACCGCCTGCACGACGACCAGCGTGCGCTGAGCGACCGGGCGATCGACAGCCACGTGAAGAACCTGCGCCGCAAGCTCGAACGGGCCCGCCCGGGCGACGACGCGATCCGCTCGGTCTACGGCGTCGGCTACCGCTTCGAGCTGTGAGTCAGCTGCGTTCGATCTCGACCGCGGCGCGGTCGATCGCCTCGGCGATGCGGCGCAGCGTCTCCTCGGACGGCGCCTCGCCGGCAAACCGCAGGTGCAGCGCCATCTTCAGGTTGTGCATCGCGCGCTGCACGGCCGGCGAACGGCGCGCGTCGGCCGCGCCGCCCAGGTGCTGCAGGCGCGCCAGCACGCGCTCGAGCACGTCCTTCTGCGCGGCCAGCGCGTCTTCGCCGGCGGCGGTGATGCGGTACTGCTTGCGGCTGCCGCTCGTCTCGGCGAGTTCGGCCTGGCCCAGGTCCTCGAGCATCGACAGCGTCGGGTAGACGGTGCCGGGGCTGGGGCTGTACTGGCCGCCGGCCAGGTCCTCGATGGCCTTGATGACCTCGTAGCCGTGGCTGGGACGCTGGCGCAGCACGTGCAGCGCCAGCAGGCGCAGGTCGCCGCTCTCGAGCAGGCGCTCGCGGCGGCCTTCGCCGTCGGGGCCGCGGCGGGCGCCGCCGAAGTCACCGAAACCGCCCGGGCCGCCCATGCCGCCGAAACCGGGGCCGAAGCCGCCACCGCGGCGCCCGGCGGCGTGCATCGGATGGGTGTGGTGGCCGCCCATGACGGCCTCGTGATGGCAGCCGCGTTGCGGGCCGAAGGGGAAACGTGCGAAGTGCATCGTGGTTCCAAAGTTGTGTTGCGATGCACTCAAGATATATCGTAGACTTTCTTCCGTCAACCCTGAACCGAGACTTTTCATGAAGCAGCACCGCTACCGCATCAGCGTCGAACACCTCGCCGACCCGCAGGGCCGGCCGCCCGCCGACGCCACGCCGCTGGTCTTCGAGACCGGCAACCACGACGACATCCTGAAGATCGTCGAACGCCTGCGCGGCCACCCGGCGCTGCCGCCCGAATCGGCGGCCGCCTTCGGCGTCGGCCTCAAGCTCTTCAGCGAGGTGATGCTGGAGAACCGCCAGTCGCCGCTGTTCGCCGAGTTCGCGCCGCACTTCCGCGAGTTCATGCAGAAGCTGAAGTCCGGCGTGCGCGCCGAAGGCTGAGGCCGGCGGCACCCGCCTTGCCGGTGGCGGGCCCCGTCCCGCCGCCGAGCATGACCTCCGATCCCGCTGCCACCGCCTTCCCCGCCGCGCCGCCGCCGTTGCCGCGTTTCGCCCAGATCGAGCCGATCGGCCGCTGCAACCTGGCCTGCCGCATGTGCACCGTCAACCACCGCGGCGACGAGGTGGCCGAGCTGCCGCTGGAGCGTTACCTCGCCTGGCTGGACGAGCTGCCGCAGCTCGAGGAACTGCACCTGCAGGGCCTGGGCGAGCCGATGCTGCACCCGCGTTTCTTCGAGATGGTCGAGATCGCCGCGGCGCGCGGCATCCGCGTCAGCGCCAACACCAACCTGACGCTGCTGACGCCCGAACGCGCGCGGCGCTGCGCCGAAAGCGGGCTGGCGCAGCTGTCGGTGTCGCTGGACGGCGCGAGTGCCGCGGTCTACGAGTCGGTGCGCCGCGGCGCCTCGTTCGCCAAGGTGCTGCGCAACCTGGACCGGCTGGTCGCGGCACGCGACGCCGCCGGCGGCCGGCCGGAGGTCCGCGGCGTGATGGTGCTGATGCGCAGCAACCTGCCCGAGCTGCCGGCGCTGGTGCGCCTGCTGCACGAACACGGCGTGCATGAGTTGCTGCTGCAGCGCCTGTCCAGCGACCTGGAGCACCCGGGCCTGCCGGCGCGCTACGTGCCGATCCGCGACGTCGTGCGCGCCGAGGAACTGGCGCCGCCGGAGCTGCACGAGGCCGAGGCGGTGTTCGCCGAAGCCCAGGCGCTGGCGCAGGCCCTGGGCCTGCTGCTGCACCTGCCGCGGCTGGCGGCGCCGGGTGAGCCGGCGCCCGGAGGCCGGGGCTGCGACTGGCCCAGCCGCCAGCTCTACCTGACGGCGGCCGGCCAGATGCTGCCCTGCTGCATGGTGGCCACCGCCGACCGCGCGAGCTTCGGCCGCGTCGGCGACGGCGCCCAGGCGTTGGGCGAGGTCTGGCGCGGCGCGGCCGCGCAGGACTTCAGGCGCGCGCTGGCCGGGCCGCAGGCGCCGGATGTCTGCCGCTCCTGCGCCTTGTACGAGGGGCGTTTCTGAGCGGCAGGCCGATCAGAAGGTCTGCCAGTCGTCGTCGTCCGAAGCCGTGGCCTTGGCGACCGTGGTCGCCGGGGCGGGCTTGGAGGCCGCCGGCGGGCGGGGCGCGGCGGTCGACGCGGCGGACGGCGCCGCGGCCTTGGCCGGCGCCGGGCGTGCGATCGTCTTCGCCGCTGCGGAGGGTTTCGCGGCCGCGGGCGCGGCCTTGGGTGCCGCGGCCGGCGCCGCGCCGTTGGCGAGGCGGAACACGGCGACCACCTCGACCAGCTGCCGCGCCTGCGTGCGCAGGCTCTCGGCCGCGGCGGCGCTTTCTTCGACCAGCGCGGCGTTCTGCTGCGTCGCCTGGTCCATCTGCGCGACCGCGTCGCCGACCTGGCTGACGCCGTCGCTCTGCTCGGCGCTGGCGCTGCTGATCTCGCCGACGATGTCGGCGACGCGGCGGATCGAGGCCAGCACCTCGTCCATCTTCGAGCCCGCCTGGTGCACCAGCGCGTTGCCGGCCTCCACGCGTTCGACGCTGGTGCCGATCAGCGTCTTGATCTCGCGCGCCGCCTCGGCGCTGCGCTGGGCCAGCGTGCGCACCTCGCCGGCCACGACGGCGAAGCCGCGGCCCTGTTCGCCGGCGCGCGCCGCTTCGACCGCGGCGTTGAGCGCCAGGATGTTGGTCTGGAACGCGATGCCGTCGATGACGTTGATGATCTCGGTGATGCGCCGCGAGCTCTCGCTGATGCCGTCCATCGTCTGCACGACCTGGCCGACCATCGAGCCGCCTTCGGTGGCCACCGAGCTCGCCGCCGCCGCGAGCTGGTTGGCCTGCGTCGCGTTGTCGGCGTTCTGGCGCACGGTGGCGTTGAGCTGCTCCATCGACGCGGCGGTCTGCTGCAGCGCGCTGGCCTGCTGCTCGGTGCGTGCCGACAGGTCGGCGTTGCCGTGCGCGATCTCGTGGCTGGCGGTGGCGACGCTGTCGGCCGACTCGCGCACCTCGGCGACGATCTTCGCCAGGTTGTTGCGCATCGTCGCCAGCGCGTGCAGCAGCCGCGCGGCTTCGTCGCGGCCCTGGGCGTCGATGACGCTGGACAGGTCGCCGGCGCCGATCGCCTCGGCGGTCTGCACCGCGAGGTGGATCGGCCGCGTGATCGAGCGCGTCGCGAAGATGGCGAAGCCGGCGCCGAGCAGCGTCGCGAGCAGCGCACCGATCGCCATCAGCCACTGGCCGCGTGTCGTCGCCGTCGCCAGCTCTTCCTGGCGCGCGTCGAGCACGCGCTGCGAATGCGCGGCCACCGCGTCCAGCGCCTTCTGGTAGTTGTCGGCCACCGGC is a window encoding:
- a CDS encoding efflux transporter outer membrane subunit, coding for MNTTTRTAARGLTLLALAALTACANLAPDYTRPEAPVPTAWPQAASHGAASLPDGRDFVADARLRRTIELALGNSRSLRLALLAIEQARAAYRIEAADRLPTLKASGSQSASRTPAEASTSGQVVHSRSYSANVGIAAFEIDLFGRVRNLSDAALESFLATEEAARSTRIALVAEVATAWLTLQADQQQLALARRTLDSQRSSYELTRQRHALGADSALTLAQAQTTVEAARRDAAAYEASVAQDLNALRLLVGTDLPADCLPAGEAEADAAALVAVPGGLPSALLQRRPDVLAAEHKLKAANADVGAARAALFPTIQLTAATGTASRSLGELFEGRAWSFAPSISLPIFDGGAARAGVDQARATQAVQLASYEQTLQTAFREVADALAVRATIAERLDAQTALVAASERAWRLADARWKAGAASYLDALDAQRTLYAAQQTLVTLRLAEQSNRVRLFEVLGGEWDAAGAPAAS
- a CDS encoding efflux RND transporter permease subunit, producing MPRFFIDRPIFAWVLAIVVMLAGALSISTLALEQYPDIAPPRVSVNASYPGASAKTLEDSVTQVIEQQMTGLDGLLSMASTSTSSGSARITLSFVSGTDPDVAQMQVQNKLQQAMSQLPQAVQDQGVTVTKAGTDFLLIVALYSADGSASAIEIGDYIKSSLVDTISRIDGVGEVQTLGTGHAMRVWLNPDKLASYGLMPSDVTSAITAQNAQVSAGQVGGLPAAPGQQLNVTITARSKLQTVEQFEAIVVKSATNGASVRLADVARVELGGESYTIRTRYKGQASAAIGVRLASGANAIATANAVKAKLAELQPGFPYQLQTAMTYDTTPFVKISIEEVVKTLAEAVVLVVLIMYLFLQSWRATLVPAITVPVVLLGTFGVLAAFGYSINSLTMFGMVLAIGLLVDDAIVVVENVERLMAERGLSPREATRESMQEITGALIGIALVLAAVFIPMAFFGGSTGVIYRQFSITVVSAMLLSVLVAMTLSPALCASVLKPLPPGEHHAAHKGLLGRFFGAFNRGFDRGSAGMQRAGGTLLRRSGRVMLVYALLLAAMAVLYARLPTSFLPDEDQGVLMSEIRLPTGATDERLRASLDQMENWLSQQADVDGYTLISGIGGDQATGNAFIRLKDWSERRGSGQSAAEFARRANRELAALRDARVFVMQPPTVRGLGSSGGFTVELQDRGGLGHEGLKAARDEFLKLARQNPKLAQVRANGLDDAPQFSIEIDDRKAGALGLSTGNINNTLSVALGGAYVNDFIDKGRVKKVYAQGDAPYRMAPDAIMQWRVRNDAGQMVPFSAFASTKWSYGSPKLERYNGMGAFEIVGEAAAGVSSGDAMKAVEQIVAQLPAGVGIEWAGQSYQERLSGAQAPALYALSVLFVFLCMAALYESWSVPFSVLLVVPLGVVGALALTTLAGLHNDVYFQVGLLTTVGLSAKNAILIVEFAKQRQEQGAALLDATLEALRLRLRPILMTSLAFMFGVLPLAIASGAGAASRRAIGTGVLGGMATATVLGLFFVPVFYVLVRGFFDRRRGAAPTTEVRA
- a CDS encoding efflux RND transporter periplasmic adaptor subunit; translation: MAAIASRAVRRARLPFTVAALALAAALAGCGRQDGAAGPGQGRPTVVGTFTVQAETVSLASELPGRTTALQSAEIRPQVGGIVQARRFVEGGPVKAGQLLYEIDAASYRASVASAEAAVAKAEASVETNRLTAQRQAELAKIDAVSRQALQDAQAALKQAEAELAAARATLQTARIDLERTRVTSPIAGRADVSTVTVGALVTANQTTALTTVRQTDPMQVDVTQSSAELLQLKRDIAAGRVKQLPGGDAAVSLRLEDGSTYPLAGRLSVTGASVDTGTGTVTLRATFPNPQGLLLPGMYVRALLPTVAVADAMLVPQQAVSRNTDGSASVLVVGAGDKLERRAIAAERTIGSRWLVTSGLKAGERVVVEGLQKVRPGDVVQPQAVGAAASAASAPASAASR
- a CDS encoding ATP-binding protein codes for the protein MSTLARLKRPGITGKLFVAVLATATLVAVAVGVAAQWSFQRGFLGYLNTQAVLRMEVVMPRLTAAYAEHGDWDFLRNRRDLWFSLVGIGPPHPPEPREPPDSPPKQRPSGPMAELIASDLLGAGRRLSLLDAQRQRVVGFPFIMANSEQREIVVDGRTVGWLAMAPIETVTDSAAVAFLDRQLLAAAAAVVLAVLLSAAIAWWVARALLAPVRAVAGATHRLAAGAYDTRVELAGEDEVAQLAQDFNQLALTLERNERLRRDFMADVSHELRTPLAVLRGELEALEDGVHQPTPELLRRLQQEVAMLAQLVGDLHELALADVGALAFRQDELDLVPLVRSEVGALQAKAAERGLELQARLPDAALPVTGDERRLRQLLLNLLSNSLRYTDPGGMVRVELAADGADAVLDLQDSAPGVPEELLPRLFERFFRVEASRSRAKGGSGLGLAIARSLAEAHGGRLEARPSPLGGLWIRLMLPRLRPRGEGESA
- a CDS encoding response regulator, which codes for MNADRRYVLVVEDEPSLGRLVADYLAAAGYETHWIADGLAVLPAVRERLPDLIVLDLMLPGQDGLSICRELRSFSDVPVLMLTARVEELDRLVGLEAGADDYVCKPFSPREVVARVKAILRRPWKRPAAAEAAPGLQIDATRYEARLDGELLDLTPLEFRLLQALAEQPGRVFSRDQLLDRLHDDQRALSDRAIDSHVKNLRRKLERARPGDDAIRSVYGVGYRFEL
- a CDS encoding PadR family transcriptional regulator produces the protein MHFARFPFGPQRGCHHEAVMGGHHTHPMHAAGRRGGGFGPGFGGMGGPGGFGDFGGARRGPDGEGRRERLLESGDLRLLALHVLRQRPSHGYEVIKAIEDLAGGQYSPSPGTVYPTLSMLEDLGQAELAETSGSRKQYRITAAGEDALAAQKDVLERVLARLQHLGGAADARRSPAVQRAMHNLKMALHLRFAGEAPSEETLRRIAEAIDRAAVEIERS
- a CDS encoding DUF3861 domain-containing protein, with protein sequence MKQHRYRISVEHLADPQGRPPADATPLVFETGNHDDILKIVERLRGHPALPPESAAAFGVGLKLFSEVMLENRQSPLFAEFAPHFREFMQKLKSGVRAEG
- a CDS encoding radical SAM protein, with translation MTSDPAATAFPAAPPPLPRFAQIEPIGRCNLACRMCTVNHRGDEVAELPLERYLAWLDELPQLEELHLQGLGEPMLHPRFFEMVEIAAARGIRVSANTNLTLLTPERARRCAESGLAQLSVSLDGASAAVYESVRRGASFAKVLRNLDRLVAARDAAGGRPEVRGVMVLMRSNLPELPALVRLLHEHGVHELLLQRLSSDLEHPGLPARYVPIRDVVRAEELAPPELHEAEAVFAEAQALAQALGLLLHLPRLAAPGEPAPGGRGCDWPSRQLYLTAAGQMLPCCMVATADRASFGRVGDGAQALGEVWRGAAAQDFRRALAGPQAPDVCRSCALYEGRF
- a CDS encoding methyl-accepting chemotaxis protein, encoding MNHLRIGTRLGLAFALVLSITLALAATAIWQLGALKAASESIVQNEQQRSKLASQWATNLRISWTKVSASMKSTDPALQAQMKKDVEQISADTAVVQKSLMALVDDDEGKALIAKVGEVRQRYTEVRRQLAERADRGESVYADVDALLLPVADNYQKALDAVAAHSQRVLDARQEELATATTRGQWLMAIGALLATLLGAGFAIFATRSITRPIHLAVQTAEAIGAGDLSSVIDAQGRDEAARLLHALATMRNNLAKIVAEVRESADSVATASHEIAHGNADLSARTEQQASALQQTAASMEQLNATVRQNADNATQANQLAAAASSVATEGGSMVGQVVQTMDGISESSRRITEIINVIDGIAFQTNILALNAAVEAARAGEQGRGFAVVAGEVRTLAQRSAEAAREIKTLIGTSVERVEAGNALVHQAGSKMDEVLASIRRVADIVGEISSASAEQSDGVSQVGDAVAQMDQATQQNAALVEESAAAAESLRTQARQLVEVVAVFRLANGAAPAAAPKAAPAAAKPSAAAKTIARPAPAKAAAPSAASTAAPRPPAASKPAPATTVAKATASDDDDWQTF